GATAGGGGAAAATCACCACCCTGCCCAGCCAGTCGGCCAGCAGCATGATGGCGCTGCCGAGCAGGATCGCCACGCACAGCTGCGACAGCGCCCGGTGATAGCCCAGCAGGCGTGCCAGATGCGGGGCCATCAGACCGACAAAGCTCAGTGGACCAATCATCAGCGTGGCGGCGGCGATCAGCGCGGCGGCCAGCAACAGGATCAGCAGCCGTGACTTCAGCAGCGGCACGCCGGTACTTAACGCGGTGTCAGCGCCGAGCGGCAGAATGGTCAGCCAGCGCCGCAGCAGCGGGATCGCCGCCAGCAGCACCAGCGCCAGCCCGGCCACCGACAGCGCCTGGCCGCCGGTGACCCGGTATGTCGAACCGGCCAGCCAGCTGAGTACTTCGCCGCTGCGCGGGTCACCGCTGGCCAGAAACAGCGTCAGCAGCGTACCGTACACCGTACTGAGGGCGATGCCCACCAGCAGCAGGCGGGTGGCAGAGAGCCCGCCGCGGCTGGCAAGCACCACCATCAGCGCGAGGGTCAGCCCCGCCCCGCTCGCGCCGGCGGGCAGCAGCCAGACGCTGATATCCCCCGGCACCAGAAACATCAGCAGTACGATGGCGCAGGCGGCGCCGGAGCTGACGCCGAGCACCTCCGGGCTGGCCATCGGATTACCGGTCATCCGCTGCACCAGCATACCGGCGGCGGCCAGCATCGCCCCGGCTACCGCTGCCGCCAGCACCCGCGGCCAGCGCCACTGCAGCAGTGACGGGTCGGGCATCAGCCAGCGGCCGCCGTCGCCGCTGAACAGAGCCAGCAGCACCAGCAGCAGCAAACCTGCGGCCAGCAGCAGCAGGCCGCGCGCGTTCAGATGCCGCTCGCGGCGCACGGCGAGCGTGGCGTCCGCCTGCGCCACCCGCGCATGACGCAGCCGCGGCAGCAACCACAGCATCAGCGGCGCGCCGAGCAGGGCGGTCACCGCACCGGTAGGCAGCTCGCGCCACAGTCGGGTCAGCAGTATCACCGCCTGATCGCTGAGCAGCAGCAGCAGCGCCCCGAGCAGAGCGGCGCCGATCAACCGCGAAGCCAGCCGGCGCACGCCCAGCAGCCGGGTGAGGATCGGCGCAAACAGCCCGATAAACCCGATCACTCCGACGCTGGCCACGGTCATCGCGCTGAGCGCCACCGCCAGCAGCAGCCCGGTAACGCGCACCAGCGCCAGCCGCATCCCCAGGTTACGCACCACGCCATCGTCCAGGCCCAGCAGCGCCAGCGGACGGATCATCAGCGCAATCAGCCCCCCTGCCAGCAGCATGCGCGGCCAGAGAAACTGTACCGCGCTCCAGTCATACTGATTAAGCATGCCGCTGCTCCAGATAAACAGATTCTGCAGCCGATCGTGGTTAAACAGCGCCAGCAGGCTTTTGACCGCGCCGCCGTACAGGCCAAAAACCAGCCCGGCAAGGATTAGCGTCACCGG
This portion of the Erwinia sp. E602 genome encodes:
- the fhuB gene encoding Fe(3+)-hydroxamate ABC transporter permease FhuB, which encodes MSRSLLLLLPALALILLFINGQQQLDHLLWWQALTAPDEHDVRQMLFHFSLLPRTVLALLVGAGLGVAGTLFQQILRNPLAEPSTLGVAAGAQLGLTLMTLYAAGWGEGGQQLGALAGGLLAGGLVLSIAWGRQLSPVTLILAGLVFGLYGGAVKSLLALFNHDRLQNLFIWSSGMLNQYDWSAVQFLWPRMLLAGGLIALMIRPLALLGLDDGVVRNLGMRLALVRVTGLLLAVALSAMTVASVGVIGFIGLFAPILTRLLGVRRLASRLIGAALLGALLLLLSDQAVILLTRLWRELPTGAVTALLGAPLMLWLLPRLRHARVAQADATLAVRRERHLNARGLLLLAAGLLLLVLLALFSGDGGRWLMPDPSLLQWRWPRVLAAAVAGAMLAAAGMLVQRMTGNPMASPEVLGVSSGAACAIVLLMFLVPGDISVWLLPAGASGAGLTLALMVVLASRGGLSATRLLLVGIALSTVYGTLLTLFLASGDPRSGEVLSWLAGSTYRVTGGQALSVAGLALVLLAAIPLLRRWLTILPLGADTALSTGVPLLKSRLLILLLAAALIAAATLMIGPLSFVGLMAPHLARLLGYHRALSQLCVAILLGSAIMLLADWLGRVVIFPYQIPAGLLATFIGAPCFIWLLRQR